A single genomic interval of Streptomyces showdoensis harbors:
- a CDS encoding SMI1/KNR4 family protein: MTTGRLGQDTAPPNSAYAGQVVHFPDPVRASRHPRGVRVDERGYPDFSVYARAAAEIADPPEGFGVDELRLTDYVSANAALAATGHELWDTIPAVATPHGWTWHHVAHTRRLELVPVEVKALLRHHGGVTTAAVDHAKRGTRPLQETRPAHFGLPKRAMPVSEQQLQGVEEDLGYRLPGAYRSFLKAAGGCAPVGTALDAELGLLVDQPFFTVREEAGVNDLVYVNKCLRDHLTKDYLGVAFVQGGLLAVKVKGDAVGSVWFCAYDDARDSGEVAAGWSVNERVERLLLPCGADFDVFLQRLAGNPPELETVANLMVDGGFARAVPVVPVGE; the protein is encoded by the coding sequence ATGACGACAGGTCGGCTCGGCCAGGACACCGCGCCGCCGAACTCGGCGTACGCCGGGCAGGTCGTGCACTTCCCGGACCCGGTCCGGGCCTCCCGGCATCCCCGTGGGGTGCGGGTGGACGAGCGCGGCTACCCGGACTTCTCCGTGTACGCGCGGGCGGCGGCGGAGATCGCCGATCCGCCGGAGGGTTTCGGTGTCGACGAACTGCGTCTGACGGACTACGTGTCGGCGAACGCGGCGCTGGCCGCGACCGGGCACGAGCTGTGGGACACGATCCCCGCGGTGGCGACCCCGCACGGCTGGACCTGGCACCACGTGGCGCACACGCGCCGGCTGGAGCTGGTGCCGGTCGAGGTGAAGGCCCTGCTGCGGCACCACGGTGGCGTGACGACGGCGGCGGTGGACCACGCGAAGCGGGGCACGCGGCCGTTGCAGGAGACGCGGCCGGCGCACTTCGGGCTGCCGAAGCGGGCGATGCCGGTGTCGGAGCAGCAGTTGCAGGGGGTCGAGGAGGACCTCGGGTACCGGCTGCCGGGCGCGTACCGGTCGTTCCTGAAGGCGGCGGGCGGCTGTGCTCCGGTGGGCACGGCGCTCGACGCGGAGCTGGGTCTGCTGGTGGACCAGCCGTTCTTCACGGTGCGCGAGGAGGCCGGGGTCAACGACCTCGTGTACGTGAACAAGTGCCTCCGGGACCATCTGACGAAGGACTACCTGGGGGTGGCCTTCGTGCAGGGCGGTCTGCTCGCGGTGAAGGTGAAGGGCGATGCGGTCGGTTCGGTGTGGTTCTGCGCCTACGACGACGCCCGGGACTCCGGGGAGGTCGCGGCCGGCTGGTCGGTGAACGAGCGGGTGGAGCGGCTGCTGCTGCCCTGCGGCGCGGACTTCGACGTGTTCCTGCAGCGGCTCGCGGGCAATCCGCCGGAGCTGGAGACGGTGGCGAACCTGATGGTGGACGGCGGCTTCGCGCGCGCCGTTCCCGTGGTTCCGGTGGGGGAGTGA
- a CDS encoding SUKH-4 family immunity protein, with the protein MVTFAQAQERAEEWINGDVPAYLHREVRVREFGLGFVVWAEDREEAPTPDGGRQRLVIARDSGEATLWPGLPVGEVIRRYEEEYGAAAEAAPVPAQASARIDLNQTSFLLSPPEWLQEAADKIGLPPVESNASQASAGASAEGGSAGPEASAAGVSVDGASASAAEAGAGGFSAPEAAPAPAPVPLPEAAPVPEAAPVPAATPAAGVSVPDGSGAPAAASEAAPAPVQVPAPVPAPAEAPAAAPAQGPWADANASAGGADGAVPLPATVFAPPLSGADDEDTPPPVVGADAPTALMKGGSALPPTAIAPRLNTDAPFGQGGPAVPPGPPSTPPGPVAPPAPPAPQGAPGAADLADAATSKAPTPPPGGYVRTQLVSQLGPEGPQPTPPAAAAPAQPAPPGPPGPPAPPGATPPPAVHHAATMLAHPNQGGPGAPPPPPPPPGMPGAPGTPPGGVAHAATMLAHPNQGGPGAPPPPPPPPGMPGAAGTPPGGIAHAATMLAQPGPAGPPPPPGPAPAPMNAPAPPPAYGYPQQPPAGLPTVGPGYQAVLRFRAPDGSEQQIIRRSAPGTPHPEWQILHELRAMNVPPQQVLELHTELESCELPGGYCARMIRETWPQARITNIAPYGRDHAGRQQGMQQLITHQGELHQVADGPARPAPVRAPLPQVQPAPPLPPDGVAQELAGAFGPGILRFDQRAVSRQGVPELVAVTLVWAGLPADFGPFFWAQPAMPVVPTLAELAAQRQVQPAPDAGSYLVLGSDFGRAICVQYGTAHIVAVPVEAGPGGQSVPPQFVNTGLPEFVRCLALLGRMWRLRFGLNPEQAGRWTTDFQAQLAMLDPAALSSPENWWSVLLEQMWDGLL; encoded by the coding sequence GTGGTGACGTTCGCGCAGGCGCAGGAGCGCGCCGAGGAGTGGATCAACGGCGATGTGCCGGCGTATCTGCACCGTGAGGTGCGGGTGCGGGAGTTCGGGCTCGGTTTCGTGGTGTGGGCCGAGGACCGCGAGGAGGCGCCGACCCCGGACGGGGGCCGGCAGCGGCTGGTCATCGCCCGTGACAGCGGTGAGGCGACGCTGTGGCCGGGGCTGCCGGTGGGTGAGGTGATCCGCCGGTACGAGGAGGAGTACGGGGCCGCCGCGGAGGCGGCTCCGGTGCCGGCGCAGGCGTCGGCCCGGATCGACCTGAACCAGACCTCGTTCCTGCTGAGTCCGCCGGAGTGGTTGCAGGAGGCGGCGGACAAGATCGGTCTGCCGCCGGTGGAGTCGAACGCGTCGCAGGCGAGTGCGGGGGCGTCGGCGGAGGGTGGTTCGGCGGGTCCGGAGGCGTCGGCCGCCGGGGTCTCCGTCGACGGGGCCTCCGCTTCCGCGGCCGAGGCGGGTGCCGGGGGGTTCTCCGCGCCGGAGGCCGCGCCCGCGCCCGCGCCGGTGCCGCTTCCCGAGGCCGCTCCCGTGCCCGAGGCCGCGCCCGTTCCGGCCGCCACGCCCGCTGCCGGGGTGTCCGTGCCGGACGGCTCCGGGGCCCCGGCCGCCGCGTCCGAGGCCGCTCCGGCCCCGGTCCAGGTGCCCGCCCCCGTGCCGGCTCCGGCCGAGGCTCCCGCCGCCGCGCCCGCGCAGGGCCCGTGGGCGGACGCGAACGCGAGTGCGGGCGGTGCCGACGGGGCCGTACCGCTGCCGGCGACGGTGTTCGCGCCGCCGCTCTCGGGGGCGGACGACGAGGACACGCCGCCGCCGGTCGTGGGCGCGGACGCTCCCACCGCGCTGATGAAGGGCGGCAGCGCGCTGCCGCCGACCGCCATCGCCCCGCGGCTGAACACGGACGCCCCGTTCGGGCAGGGCGGTCCCGCCGTGCCCCCGGGGCCGCCGAGCACCCCGCCCGGCCCCGTCGCGCCGCCCGCCCCGCCCGCGCCGCAGGGCGCGCCCGGTGCCGCGGACCTCGCGGACGCGGCGACGAGCAAGGCGCCGACGCCGCCGCCCGGTGGGTACGTGCGGACGCAGCTGGTGTCGCAGCTCGGGCCCGAGGGCCCGCAGCCGACGCCGCCCGCCGCCGCTGCGCCCGCGCAGCCCGCGCCGCCCGGTCCGCCCGGTCCGCCGGCGCCGCCCGGCGCGACGCCGCCGCCCGCCGTGCACCACGCGGCGACGATGCTGGCGCACCCGAACCAGGGCGGTCCGGGGGCCCCGCCGCCCCCGCCCCCGCCGCCGGGGATGCCGGGCGCGCCCGGGACGCCGCCCGGTGGGGTGGCGCACGCGGCGACGATGCTGGCGCACCCGAACCAGGGCGGGCCCGGCGCGCCGCCGCCCCCGCCCCCGCCGCCGGGGATGCCCGGTGCGGCAGGGACGCCGCCCGGTGGGATCGCGCACGCCGCGACGATGCTGGCGCAGCCCGGTCCGGCCGGGCCGCCCCCGCCGCCGGGGCCGGCGCCCGCGCCGATGAACGCGCCCGCGCCGCCGCCCGCGTACGGGTACCCGCAGCAGCCGCCCGCCGGGCTGCCGACCGTGGGTCCCGGCTACCAGGCCGTGCTGCGCTTCCGCGCGCCCGACGGTTCGGAGCAGCAGATCATCCGCCGCTCCGCGCCGGGCACGCCGCACCCGGAGTGGCAGATCCTGCACGAGCTGCGCGCGATGAACGTGCCGCCGCAGCAGGTGCTGGAGCTGCACACGGAGCTGGAGTCGTGCGAGCTGCCGGGCGGTTACTGCGCGCGGATGATCCGGGAGACCTGGCCGCAGGCGCGGATCACCAACATCGCCCCGTACGGCCGTGATCACGCGGGCCGTCAGCAGGGCATGCAGCAACTCATCACGCACCAGGGTGAGTTGCACCAGGTCGCGGACGGTCCGGCGCGGCCCGCTCCGGTGCGGGCGCCGCTGCCGCAGGTGCAGCCGGCGCCGCCGCTGCCGCCGGACGGGGTGGCGCAGGAGCTGGCCGGGGCGTTCGGTCCCGGAATCCTGCGCTTCGACCAGCGCGCGGTGTCCCGCCAGGGGGTGCCGGAGCTGGTGGCGGTCACGCTCGTGTGGGCGGGTCTGCCGGCCGACTTCGGGCCGTTCTTCTGGGCGCAGCCGGCCATGCCGGTGGTGCCGACGCTCGCGGAGCTGGCGGCGCAGCGGCAGGTGCAGCCGGCGCCGGACGCCGGTTCGTACCTGGTGCTCGGTTCGGACTTCGGCCGGGCGATCTGCGTCCAGTACGGGACGGCGCACATCGTGGCCGTCCCGGTGGAGGCCGGTCCGGGCGGGCAGTCGGTGCCGCCGCAGTTCGTGAACACCGGGCTGCCGGAGTTCGTCCGCTGCCTGGCGCTGCTCGGGCGCATGTGGCGGCTGCGGTTCGGGCTCAACCCGGAGCAGGCGGGTCGCTGGACGACCGATTTCCAGGCGCAGCTGGCGATGTTGGACCCGGCGGCGCTGTCCTCGCCGGAGAACTGGTGGTCGGTGCTGCTGGAGCAGATGTGGGACGGCCTGCTGTAG
- a CDS encoding ArsR/SmtB family transcription factor — translation MGDVRFGVDDLGRLRFAVSPLWETVAALRAAADPGGHALHLPWLKRVLTLPRPVEALDAAVPAPRCPLAEVEEELAAYEGPAATARALTDWWRAAVRPHWPRIRAVLEADLAHRTRQLSEDGIQEVLTGLHPGLRRTGDRLSSPDLPAGELALDGGGITLAPSVFATRCVLLPGRPGTPPCLVYPARAVGTLWERGGDGGDGLARLLGRSRAGLLAGTSAPATTTALAARSGLTPGAVSQHLTVLRDAGLVTGHRYRREVYYRASELGLALLAGAGTAGPTGTTGAVGAVGAVGSAEAVETARG, via the coding sequence ATGGGTGACGTACGGTTCGGGGTCGACGACCTGGGGCGGCTGCGGTTCGCCGTGTCGCCCCTGTGGGAGACGGTCGCCGCCCTGCGCGCCGCCGCCGACCCGGGCGGCCATGCCCTCCATCTCCCCTGGCTCAAGCGGGTGTTGACGCTCCCCCGCCCCGTGGAGGCGCTCGACGCCGCCGTCCCCGCCCCGCGCTGCCCGCTGGCCGAGGTCGAGGAGGAGCTCGCCGCGTACGAGGGGCCCGCCGCGACGGCGCGGGCGCTGACCGACTGGTGGCGGGCGGCCGTCCGCCCCCACTGGCCGCGCATCCGCGCCGTCCTGGAGGCCGACCTCGCCCACCGCACCCGGCAGCTCTCCGAGGACGGCATCCAGGAGGTGCTGACCGGCCTCCACCCGGGCCTGCGCCGGACCGGGGACCGGCTGAGCTCGCCGGACCTGCCGGCCGGCGAACTCGCCCTGGACGGCGGCGGGATCACCCTCGCGCCCAGCGTCTTCGCCACCCGCTGCGTCCTGCTCCCCGGACGCCCCGGCACTCCCCCGTGCCTGGTGTATCCCGCGCGGGCCGTCGGCACCCTGTGGGAGCGCGGCGGGGACGGCGGCGACGGACTCGCCCGGCTCCTCGGCCGCAGCCGGGCCGGGCTGCTCGCGGGCACGAGCGCGCCGGCCACCACCACCGCGCTCGCCGCCCGCAGCGGGCTGACCCCGGGCGCCGTCTCCCAGCACCTCACGGTGCTGCGGGACGCGGGCCTGGTGACCGGCCACCGCTACCGGCGCGAGGTCTACTACCGGGCGAGCGAGCTGGGCCTCGCGCTCCTGGCGGGGGCGGGGACGGCCGGACCGACCGGGACAACCGGGGCCGTGGGGGCCGTGGGGGCCGTCGGAAGCGCCGAGGCCGTCGAGACCGCCCGGGGCTAG
- a CDS encoding MFS transporter, producing the protein MTPDTTAAAPATAPAAPAPALPVPPPLWRLPDFRRLWAGDTVSQAGTAVTVLALPLVAIGPLGASPFGTGLLVMCEYLGFLLLGLPAGAWVDRMRRRRVMVVTDLVRALLLASLPVAAWCGVLTLPQLYAVAFGMSVCTAFFDIAYQSHLPGLVAADRLLAANVALESTRTVTAAGGPGAGGALIAAVGAPLALVADAVSFLASALLLSRIRRPDPRPERRPGTRLRAEIGEGLRFVFRTPVLRALTLTAAVSNLCGTVGASMLLVLLAGEGEGGLGLSPFLCGLVFTAEAAGGFLGSLLTARVAARLGGRFGEGRVVMCGSVVVSGVLWLLALPFFQADWRFAVAVALQGLGWTAFMPFKIGSVALRQRLVPEPLLGRVTATFRFVVWGCMPLGALLGALLGQYAGVRTALWAGALGELLAVLPLALSPRSRR; encoded by the coding sequence ATGACCCCGGATACGACCGCCGCGGCGCCCGCGACCGCACCCGCCGCCCCTGCCCCCGCCCTCCCCGTCCCGCCCCCGCTGTGGCGCCTCCCGGACTTCCGCCGGCTGTGGGCCGGGGACACCGTGAGCCAGGCCGGCACCGCGGTCACCGTGCTCGCCCTGCCCCTGGTGGCGATCGGCCCGCTCGGTGCCTCGCCCTTCGGGACGGGGCTGCTCGTGATGTGCGAGTACCTCGGCTTCCTGCTGCTGGGGCTGCCCGCCGGAGCCTGGGTGGACCGGATGCGCCGCCGCCGGGTGATGGTCGTGACCGACCTGGTCAGGGCGCTGCTCCTGGCCTCCCTGCCGGTGGCCGCCTGGTGCGGTGTCCTGACCCTTCCCCAGCTGTACGCGGTGGCCTTCGGGATGTCGGTCTGCACGGCCTTCTTCGACATCGCCTACCAGAGCCATCTGCCCGGGCTGGTCGCCGCGGACCGGCTGCTGGCGGCGAACGTGGCCCTGGAGTCGACCCGTACGGTCACCGCGGCCGGCGGTCCCGGCGCGGGCGGGGCGCTGATCGCCGCCGTCGGCGCGCCGCTCGCGCTGGTCGCCGACGCGGTCAGCTTCCTGGCGTCCGCGCTGCTGCTCTCCCGGATCCGCCGCCCCGACCCGCGGCCCGAACGGCGGCCCGGGACGCGGCTGCGGGCGGAGATCGGCGAGGGCCTTCGGTTCGTGTTCCGGACGCCGGTGCTGCGGGCGCTCACCCTGACCGCCGCGGTCTCCAACCTGTGCGGCACGGTCGGCGCCTCCATGCTCCTGGTGCTGCTCGCGGGGGAGGGCGAGGGCGGTCTCGGGCTCTCGCCGTTCCTGTGCGGCCTGGTCTTCACGGCGGAGGCGGCCGGCGGCTTCCTCGGCAGTCTGCTCACCGCCCGGGTCGCCGCGCGGCTGGGCGGGCGGTTCGGCGAGGGCCGGGTGGTGATGTGCGGCTCCGTCGTCGTGAGCGGGGTGCTGTGGCTGCTGGCGCTGCCGTTCTTCCAGGCGGACTGGCGCTTCGCGGTGGCGGTGGCGCTCCAGGGGCTGGGCTGGACGGCGTTCATGCCCTTCAAGATCGGGTCGGTGGCGCTGCGCCAGCGTCTCGTCCCTGAGCCGCTGCTGGGCCGGGTGACGGCGACCTTCCGCTTCGTGGTGTGGGGCTGCATGCCGCTGGGCGCGCTGCTCGGCGCGCTCCTCGGCCAGTACGCGGGGGTGCGGACCGCGTTGTGGGCCGGGGCCCTCGGCGAACTGCTCGCCGTCCTGCCGCTCGCGCTCAGCCCGCGGAGCCGGCGGTAG